One genomic region from Salvia hispanica cultivar TCC Black 2014 chromosome 2, UniMelb_Shisp_WGS_1.0, whole genome shotgun sequence encodes:
- the LOC125207177 gene encoding uncharacterized protein LOC125207177 isoform X1, whose amino-acid sequence MADLNGEMTGANVSPECRKIKDCGGRDYEGSNNVGALKRLFSPSRLSAGQGFESADSESRQGSTLASENSSKCHEADMQSSSVGVGSTQVKSEISTETLLPPGSGSLEMDITKKKQRDHVVGGEDGLSTNTVESSCSNSLPVVVPVSFSYQSYQETSKEAYLFRNCGSSMDSSNSKAFDRSPEEPVTASSESGISAQIASKARRNVNARSSTKILSLGGNQSSSMINKRESEACHSWDLEAEVPKGSDDVKCGSRETTTKHGMSGEGGSVVATKGKTGSEVMDKNNDEIRANESADSSIAEQGKKPVKDEDDKAIAGFDLNEDLNASELNDCDQPALPFVPSHSVIHVVAKPVIPSGRRPMMPLKFEGSLGWKGTAQTSAFRSTNHRPKGLQGFTGIDLNVAVEDDIAAYGTPTERASTLQDSHPDADRKQAKSPWIDLNCLDNAAEEFPQPSIQPILESSPLVDLNLDTGRSNNGHWLGQASHFPNPGLRDFSFNRNIYLADLNTIQHMANNGHTLMASPQFLQRMELVPQHTLPSIVNQSRYFHEHGSLYNTPHPGQFVHENISSSKNATKLEPKTEDLLSASGSKSDRPRYFPFLSKEPPMGERMMNQEAWYAASLKRKEPEGGLDCFHLGYKQLI is encoded by the coding sequence ATGGCTGACCTAAATGGGGAGATGACCGGTGCAAATGTGTCTCCGGAATGCAGGAAAATCAAAGATTGTGGTGGTCGTGATTATGAGGGCTCAAACAATGTGGGGGCCTTGAAGAGGCTGTTTTCACCGTCAAGATTGTCGGCTGGACAAGGCTTTGAATCAGCGGATAGTGAGAGCCGACAGGGATCGACACTGGCCTCTGAGAATAGCTCAAAATGCCACGAGGCTGATATGCAATCGTCGTCTGTTGGTGTTGGTTCTACGCAGGTGAAGAGTGAGATTAGCACCGAGACACTTTTACCCCCCGGGAGTGGGAGTCTTGAAATGGATATAAcgaagaagaagcagaggGATCATGTGGTTGGTGGTGAAGACGGGTTAAGTACGAATACGGTTGAGTCTTCATGTTCGAACTCTTTACCTGTTGTGGTTCCGGTTTCCTTTTCCTACCAAAGCTATCAGGAGACATCGAAGGAGGCTTACTTGTTTAGGAACTGTGGGAGCTCAATGGATAGTTCGAACTCTAAGGCCTTTGATCGCAGCCCCGAAGAACCAGTGACTGCCAGTTCTGAGTCAGGAATATCTGCTCAAATCGCGAGCAAAGCTAGAAGAAACGTGAATGCTAGGAGTAGTACGAAGATTTTGTCGTTGGGTGGGAATCAGTCTTCATCGATGATTAATAAACGAGAGAGCGAGGCTTGTCATAGCTGGGATCTTGAGGCAGAAGTTCCGAAAGGGAGCGATGATGTGAAATGCGGTTCTAGAGAAACAACGACAAAGCATGGAATGTCAGGGGAAGGCGGGAGCGTAGTGGCAACGAAAGGGAAGACGGGCTCTGAGGTGATGGACAAGAACAATGATGAGATTCGAGCGAACGAATCTGCAGATTCATCAATAGCAGAACAGGGTAAGAAACCCGTGAAAGATGAGGATGACAAAGCTATTGCTGGATTTGATCTCAACGAAGACTTGAACGCGAGTGAGCTAAACGACTGTGATCAGCCGGCTTTGCCTTTTGTGCCATCTCACAGTGTGATACACGTCGTAGCAAAACCCGTAATACCAAGTGGTAGACGGCCTATGATGCCATTAAAATTCGAAGGGAGCCTAGGCTGGAAGGGTACTGCCCAAACGAGTGCTTTTCGTTCCACAAATCACAGGCCAAAAGGCCTCCAGGGTTTCACCGGAATCGACCTCAATGTTGCCGTTGAAGATGATATTGCTGCTTATGGGACTCCAACGGAGCGTGCTTCGACTTTGCAAGACTCTCATCCAGATGCCGACAGGAAGCAAGCCAAGAGCCCCTGGATCGATCTCAACTGCCTCGACAATGCAGCTGAAGAGTTTCCTCAGCCTTCAATCCAACCTATATTGGAAAGCTCTCCGTTGGTAGACTTGAACTTGGACACGGGGAGGTCCAACAACGGCCATTGGCTCGGCCAAGCTAGCCACTTCCCAAATCCAGGATTGCGTGATTTCAGTTTCAACAGGAACATTTATTTGGCTGATTTGAATACCATACAGCATATGGCCAACAACGGCCATACACTAATGGCTTCACCGCAGTTTCTCCAGCGAATGGAGCTCGTTCCACAACATACCTTACCATCCATCGTCAACCAGTCCAGATATTTCCACGAACACGGCTCATTGTACAACACCCCTCATCCGGGCCAATTTGTTCACGAGAATATCAGTAGTAGCAAGAACGCAACCAAACTCGAGCCTAAGACAGAAGACCTCTTGTCAGCAAGCGGGAGCAAGAGCGACAGGCCTAGGTATTTCCCGTTTCTTTCTAAAGAACCCCCGATGGGTGAACGTATGATGAATCAAGAAGCCTGGTACGCGGCCTCCTTGAAACGGAAGGAGCCCGAGGGAGGGCTCGACTGCTTCCACCTCGGCTACAAACAGCTAATCTGA
- the LOC125207177 gene encoding uncharacterized protein LOC125207177 isoform X2, whose product MQSSSVGVGSTQVKSEISTETLLPPGSGSLEMDITKKKQRDHVVGGEDGLSTNTVESSCSNSLPVVVPVSFSYQSYQETSKEAYLFRNCGSSMDSSNSKAFDRSPEEPVTASSESGISAQIASKARRNVNARSSTKILSLGGNQSSSMINKRESEACHSWDLEAEVPKGSDDVKCGSRETTTKHGMSGEGGSVVATKGKTGSEVMDKNNDEIRANESADSSIAEQGKKPVKDEDDKAIAGFDLNEDLNASELNDCDQPALPFVPSHSVIHVVAKPVIPSGRRPMMPLKFEGSLGWKGTAQTSAFRSTNHRPKGLQGFTGIDLNVAVEDDIAAYGTPTERASTLQDSHPDADRKQAKSPWIDLNCLDNAAEEFPQPSIQPILESSPLVDLNLDTGRSNNGHWLGQASHFPNPGLRDFSFNRNIYLADLNTIQHMANNGHTLMASPQFLQRMELVPQHTLPSIVNQSRYFHEHGSLYNTPHPGQFVHENISSSKNATKLEPKTEDLLSASGSKSDRPRYFPFLSKEPPMGERMMNQEAWYAASLKRKEPEGGLDCFHLGYKQLI is encoded by the coding sequence ATGCAATCGTCGTCTGTTGGTGTTGGTTCTACGCAGGTGAAGAGTGAGATTAGCACCGAGACACTTTTACCCCCCGGGAGTGGGAGTCTTGAAATGGATATAAcgaagaagaagcagaggGATCATGTGGTTGGTGGTGAAGACGGGTTAAGTACGAATACGGTTGAGTCTTCATGTTCGAACTCTTTACCTGTTGTGGTTCCGGTTTCCTTTTCCTACCAAAGCTATCAGGAGACATCGAAGGAGGCTTACTTGTTTAGGAACTGTGGGAGCTCAATGGATAGTTCGAACTCTAAGGCCTTTGATCGCAGCCCCGAAGAACCAGTGACTGCCAGTTCTGAGTCAGGAATATCTGCTCAAATCGCGAGCAAAGCTAGAAGAAACGTGAATGCTAGGAGTAGTACGAAGATTTTGTCGTTGGGTGGGAATCAGTCTTCATCGATGATTAATAAACGAGAGAGCGAGGCTTGTCATAGCTGGGATCTTGAGGCAGAAGTTCCGAAAGGGAGCGATGATGTGAAATGCGGTTCTAGAGAAACAACGACAAAGCATGGAATGTCAGGGGAAGGCGGGAGCGTAGTGGCAACGAAAGGGAAGACGGGCTCTGAGGTGATGGACAAGAACAATGATGAGATTCGAGCGAACGAATCTGCAGATTCATCAATAGCAGAACAGGGTAAGAAACCCGTGAAAGATGAGGATGACAAAGCTATTGCTGGATTTGATCTCAACGAAGACTTGAACGCGAGTGAGCTAAACGACTGTGATCAGCCGGCTTTGCCTTTTGTGCCATCTCACAGTGTGATACACGTCGTAGCAAAACCCGTAATACCAAGTGGTAGACGGCCTATGATGCCATTAAAATTCGAAGGGAGCCTAGGCTGGAAGGGTACTGCCCAAACGAGTGCTTTTCGTTCCACAAATCACAGGCCAAAAGGCCTCCAGGGTTTCACCGGAATCGACCTCAATGTTGCCGTTGAAGATGATATTGCTGCTTATGGGACTCCAACGGAGCGTGCTTCGACTTTGCAAGACTCTCATCCAGATGCCGACAGGAAGCAAGCCAAGAGCCCCTGGATCGATCTCAACTGCCTCGACAATGCAGCTGAAGAGTTTCCTCAGCCTTCAATCCAACCTATATTGGAAAGCTCTCCGTTGGTAGACTTGAACTTGGACACGGGGAGGTCCAACAACGGCCATTGGCTCGGCCAAGCTAGCCACTTCCCAAATCCAGGATTGCGTGATTTCAGTTTCAACAGGAACATTTATTTGGCTGATTTGAATACCATACAGCATATGGCCAACAACGGCCATACACTAATGGCTTCACCGCAGTTTCTCCAGCGAATGGAGCTCGTTCCACAACATACCTTACCATCCATCGTCAACCAGTCCAGATATTTCCACGAACACGGCTCATTGTACAACACCCCTCATCCGGGCCAATTTGTTCACGAGAATATCAGTAGTAGCAAGAACGCAACCAAACTCGAGCCTAAGACAGAAGACCTCTTGTCAGCAAGCGGGAGCAAGAGCGACAGGCCTAGGTATTTCCCGTTTCTTTCTAAAGAACCCCCGATGGGTGAACGTATGATGAATCAAGAAGCCTGGTACGCGGCCTCCTTGAAACGGAAGGAGCCCGAGGGAGGGCTCGACTGCTTCCACCTCGGCTACAAACAGCTAATCTGA